One window from the genome of Nicotiana sylvestris chromosome 9, ASM39365v2, whole genome shotgun sequence encodes:
- the LOC104239274 gene encoding serine carboxypeptidase-like 40 produces the protein MEKITFFLLLTLTLSQIVSSSLDRSHSHGLSKLYLTKLLKKDSAIDKNSHFSSALDYLELDKVVLPQEGLKHKDRIKRLSGQPPVKFKQYGGYVTVNEFAGRALFYYFVEAENSRSLPLLLWLNGGPGCSSIAYGAMEELGPFRVHSNGKTLYRNHYAWNHEANVLFLESPAGVGFSYSNTSSDVKSNGDRNTAIDNVIFLLNWIQRFPEYKNRDFYIAGESYAGHFVPQLAQTILHHNKLAKKTLLNLKGIMIGNAVINYETDRKGMYEYHASHALIPDEILEQIERYCNFSDKALPQSQECDNAIDIAIADTEPIDVYNIYAPLCSNSELTLQPKKTSQVIDPCSDDYVIAYMNRPDVQKLLHANVTKIKYNWQPCSDVIESWTDSPLTIIPLLKELMANGVRLWMFRCSGDTDGIVPVTSTKKSIKKMKLPIKTAWYPWFHNDEVGGYAQIYVGNLTFATVRGAGHQVPSYQPARALSLVKHFLAGTELPNSPKHKNNNVVI, from the exons atggaaaaaatcactttctttctccttttaacCCTCACTCTTTCACAAATTGTTTCTTCAAGCCTTGACAGGAGCCATAGTCATGGTCTTAGCAAACTTTACTTAACTAAGTTATTGAAAAAAGATTCAGCCATTGACAAAAATAGCCATTTTAGCTCAGCCCTTGATTATTTAGAATTGGATAAAGTTGTTCTTCCTCAGGAGGGATTGAAACATAAAGATCGAATCAAGAGATTGTCAGGTCAACCACCAGTCAAATTCAAACAATATGGTGGATATGTCACAGTCAACGAATTTGCTGGTCGTgcattgttttattattttgttGAAGCTGAGAATTCCAGGTCATTGCCCCTGCTTCTTTGGCTTAATGGAG GTCCTGGTTGCTCTTCAATTGCCTATGGAGCTATGGAGGAACTTGGACCATTTAGAGTCCACAGTAATGGAAAGACATTGTATAGAAATCACTATGCATGGAATCATG AGGCAAACGTATTATTCTTGGAATCCCCAGCTGGAGTAGGATTTTCATATTCAAATACAAGTTCTGACGTCAAATCAAATGGAGATAGAAATACTGCCATTGACAATGTAATATTCTTATTGAATTGGATCCAGAGGTTCCCAGAGTACAAAAATAGAGATTTTTATATTGCTGGTGAGAGCTATGCTGGGCATTTTGTACCTCAATTGGCACAAACAATTCTCCACCATAACAAGCTTGCTAAGAAGACTCTTCTCAACCTAAAGGGGATAATG ATTGGCAATGCAGTGATAAATTATGAGACTGATAGAAAAGGGATGTATGAGTACCATGCAAGTCATGCCTTGATTCCAGATGAGATTTTAGAGCAAATTGAGAGATATTGCAATTTCTCAGACAAGGCCCTTCCTCAATCACAAGAGTGCGACAATGCCATTGATATTGCTATAGCTGATACTGAACCCATTGATGTTTACAACATTTATGCCCCTTTATGCTCTAATTCCGAACTCACTCTTCAGCCCAAGAAAACTTCA CAAGTGATCGATCCATGCAGTGATGATTATGTAATTGCCTACATGAATCGTCCCGATGTTCAAAAGCTTCTCCATGCCAATGTCACCAAAATTAAGTATAATTGGCAGCCATGCAG TGATGTCATAGAAAGTTGGACGGATAGCCCATTAACAATAATTCCTCTTCTCAAAGAACTTATGGCAAATGGAGTACGACTATGGATGTTCAG ATGCAGCGGGGACACTGATGGAATCGTACCAGTAACGTCGACTAAGAAATCTATTAAGAAGATGAAGCTTCCAATTAAAACAGCTTGGTATCCCTGGTTCCACAATGATGAG GTTGGTGGATATGCACAAATATACGTAGGAAACTTGACATTTGCTACAGTGAGAGGAGCAGGACATCAAGTGCCAAGTTATCAGCCTGCTAGAGCTCTTTCACTGGTTAAGCACTTCCTTGCAGGAACAGAGCTCCCCAATTCaccaaaacacaaaaataataaCGTAGTTATATAA